A region of Sporichthyaceae bacterium DNA encodes the following proteins:
- a CDS encoding sigma-70 family RNA polymerase sigma factor gives MDAALDVDRLVAAAARGEQAAWDTLVDRYASLVWAVTRTHRLDRPDAADVVQTVWLRLLEHLDRLREPAALAGWLRTTTRRECLRVQRRREREVPDPFVLDGTPSDARDTPEIALLDDERDRQVWTALQQLSERCRTLLRVISADPDASYAQVSAAAGMPVGSIGPSRARCLEQLRRGLVASGYLVVSGGPV, from the coding sequence ATGGACGCTGCGCTCGACGTCGACCGGTTGGTCGCCGCCGCGGCGCGCGGCGAGCAGGCCGCCTGGGACACCCTCGTGGACCGGTACGCGTCCCTGGTGTGGGCGGTCACCCGGACCCACCGGTTGGATCGACCGGACGCCGCCGACGTCGTCCAGACGGTGTGGCTGCGGCTGCTGGAACACCTCGATCGGTTGCGGGAGCCGGCGGCGTTGGCGGGTTGGTTGCGCACCACCACCCGGCGCGAGTGCCTGCGGGTACAGCGGCGTCGGGAGCGCGAGGTGCCCGATCCGTTCGTGCTGGATGGCACGCCGTCCGATGCCCGGGACACCCCCGAGATCGCGCTGTTGGATGACGAACGCGACCGCCAGGTATGGACCGCGTTACAGCAACTGTCCGAGCGGTGCCGCACGTTGCTGCGGGTTATCTCGGCCGATCCGGATGCCAGCTACGCGCAGGTCTCGGCGGCCGCGGGGATGCCGGTGGGCAGCATCGGGCCGAGCCGCGCCCGCTGCCTGGAACAGTTGCGTCGCGGGCTGGTCGCCTCGGGATATCTGGTGGTCTCCGGCGGCCCGGTATGA
- a CDS encoding S8/S53 family peptidase, translating into MDALLARHGAVRTEDPPAMLRADQLMVAERDRTTLPATLTRWLADPHPPVAGVHRWPLRTGTGADVRSLLADLGDRDRHGTAAPVHLLRAAPRWRGGPADDPTPTADPAPAPAPADPFAAEVTVAVLDTGITAHPWFTERSWWVEVTADQREVLDADGDGLPDHQAGHGTFVTGVLLHQAPSAHLMVRRLLSGDGVCDEVHLIEALAALRAEAAGTGRRVDLVNLSFGCHTYDDRPSALVSEAVAALGRRTVLVAAAGNAHTDRPFWPAALKNVLAVGALDAAGRQRAAFSNHAWWIEACAIGQEVHSAFPLPDGTAGFARWSGTSFAAPVITGTIARLAADRGIDVAAAADLVLDPTARHVPGLGIVIG; encoded by the coding sequence ATGGACGCGTTGCTGGCCCGGCACGGCGCGGTGCGTACCGAGGACCCACCGGCGATGCTGCGCGCCGACCAGCTGATGGTGGCCGAGCGGGACCGCACGACGCTGCCTGCCACCTTGACCCGCTGGTTGGCCGACCCGCACCCGCCCGTGGCCGGGGTGCATCGGTGGCCGCTGCGCACCGGCACCGGAGCGGATGTGCGCAGCCTGTTGGCCGACCTCGGGGATCGGGACCGGCACGGCACCGCGGCCCCGGTGCACCTGCTGCGCGCCGCACCCCGCTGGCGCGGCGGGCCCGCGGATGACCCAACGCCGACTGCGGACCCTGCCCCGGCGCCGGCGCCCGCCGACCCGTTCGCGGCCGAGGTGACCGTGGCCGTGCTGGACACCGGCATCACCGCGCACCCGTGGTTCACCGAACGGTCCTGGTGGGTCGAGGTGACGGCGGATCAGCGCGAGGTACTGGACGCCGATGGCGACGGGCTGCCCGACCATCAGGCCGGGCACGGCACGTTCGTCACCGGGGTGCTGTTGCACCAGGCCCCGTCGGCTCACCTGATGGTGCGTCGGTTGCTGTCCGGCGACGGGGTGTGTGACGAGGTGCACCTGATCGAGGCGTTGGCCGCACTGCGCGCCGAGGCGGCGGGGACGGGCCGACGGGTGGACCTGGTGAATCTGTCCTTCGGTTGCCACACCTACGACGATCGACCGTCGGCGCTGGTCAGCGAGGCAGTGGCGGCGCTGGGCCGGCGCACCGTGCTGGTGGCCGCCGCGGGCAATGCGCACACCGACCGGCCGTTTTGGCCGGCCGCCCTGAAGAACGTGCTGGCGGTCGGCGCGCTGGACGCCGCCGGCAGGCAACGGGCCGCGTTCTCCAACCATGCCTGGTGGATAGAGGCCTGCGCGATCGGGCAGGAGGTGCACAGCGCGTTCCCGTTACCCGACGGCACGGCAGGTTTCGCCCGCTGGAGCGGCACCTCCTTCGCGGCTCCGGTGATCACCGGGACCATCGCCCGGCTGGCTGCCGATCGTGGCATCGACGTGGCCGCAGCGGCCGATCTGGTGCTTGATCCGACGGCCCGTCACGTCCCGGGTCTGGGCATCGTGATCGGTTAG
- the kynU gene encoding kynureninase, translating into MPIERADALALDAADPLAEFRDRFVEPEPGLIYLDGNSLGRLPRATRDRLAIVIEQEWGGGLVRSWQDWIELPQRVGDHIGEVLLGAAPGQVLIADATTVNLYKLAATALDLRPDRRVILTAADEFPTDLYVLEGLAAARGLQVRVVPADHAHGPAPADVLGALDSEVALLCLSHVGYRGGALADLPLLTAAAHEVGALVLWDLSHAVGAVPIELDAAGVDLATGCTYKYLNGGPGAPAFLYVNRALHARARQPIWGWFGQRDQFAMAAGYDPEPDVRAFGTGTPAVLGLIAVEEGVRLLAEAGLDRLRAKGIALTELGIVLTDERLAPLGFEVASPRDSARRGSHLTLRHPQAWPICAMLVDAGIVGDFRAPDGLRLGPAPLSTRFVELWDALDRLCTLVAAGEHHRHAGAARRVT; encoded by the coding sequence GTGCCGATCGAGCGGGCGGACGCCCTCGCCCTGGACGCCGCCGACCCGTTGGCGGAATTCCGCGACCGGTTCGTCGAACCCGAGCCCGGCCTGATCTACCTGGACGGCAACTCGCTGGGGCGCCTCCCGCGGGCCACCCGGGACCGGTTGGCCATCGTGATCGAGCAGGAGTGGGGCGGCGGGCTGGTTCGCTCCTGGCAGGACTGGATCGAACTGCCCCAGCGGGTCGGCGACCACATCGGCGAGGTGCTGCTCGGCGCCGCGCCTGGCCAGGTGTTGATCGCCGACGCGACCACGGTCAACCTCTACAAACTGGCCGCGACTGCCCTGGACCTACGCCCCGATCGCCGGGTGATCCTCACCGCGGCCGACGAGTTCCCCACCGACCTTTACGTACTGGAGGGGCTGGCGGCGGCCCGTGGCCTGCAGGTGCGGGTGGTGCCCGCGGATCACGCGCACGGGCCGGCGCCGGCCGATGTGCTGGGCGCGTTGGATTCCGAGGTGGCGCTGCTGTGCCTGAGCCACGTCGGTTACCGCGGCGGCGCCCTGGCCGACCTGCCGTTGCTCACCGCCGCCGCGCACGAGGTCGGCGCCCTGGTGTTGTGGGACCTCAGCCACGCGGTCGGCGCGGTGCCCATCGAGTTGGACGCGGCCGGGGTCGACCTGGCCACCGGGTGCACCTACAAGTACCTCAACGGCGGACCCGGAGCCCCGGCGTTTCTCTACGTGAATCGCGCGTTGCACGCCCGGGCACGCCAACCGATCTGGGGCTGGTTCGGGCAACGCGACCAGTTCGCCATGGCGGCCGGCTATGACCCGGAGCCCGACGTGCGCGCCTTCGGTACCGGCACCCCGGCGGTGCTCGGCCTGATCGCGGTGGAGGAGGGTGTGCGCCTGCTCGCCGAGGCAGGCCTGGATCGCCTGCGGGCCAAGGGCATCGCGCTGACCGAACTCGGTATCGTGCTGACCGACGAGCGGCTCGCCCCGCTCGGCTTCGAGGTGGCCTCCCCCCGCGATTCCGCCCGCCGGGGCTCGCACCTGACGTTGCGTCACCCGCAGGCCTGGCCCATCTGCGCGATGCTCGTCGACGCGGGCATCGTCGGTGATTTCCGTGCCCCGGACGGGCTGCGCCTGGGTCCGGCCCCGCTGAGCACCCGGTTCGTGGAGCTGTGGGACGCGCTCGATCGCCTGTGCACCCTGGTCGCGGCGGGGGAGCACCACCGCCACGCCGGCGCCGCCCGCCGGGTCACCTGA